The following is a genomic window from Thioclava electrotropha.
CCGCTCGGTGATGCCCACGAACCTCTACGGGCCGGGCGACAACTTCCACCCGGAGAACAGCCACGTGCTCCCTGCCCTCATCCGGCGCTTCCACGAAGCGGCGCGCGACGGGCTGGAAGAGGTCACGATCTGGGGCACCGGCGCGCCGCGACGCGAGTTTCTCCATGTCGACGATATGGCCGAGGCCTCGCTCTTCGTGCTCGACCTGCCCAAGGGCGCCTACGACGCGAATACCGATCCGATGCTGAGCCATATCAATGTAGGCTCGGGGAGCGACATCTCGATCCTGGAGCTGGCGCAGATGGTCGCGAAGGTGACCGGTTTCGAAGGGCGGATCACGACCGACACCTCCAAGCCCGATGGCACAATGCGCAAGCTGATGGATGTCAGCCGCCTGAAAGCGATGGGCTGGCAGGCGCGTATCGAACTCGAAGGCGGGATCACCGACACCTATCGCTGGTTCCTCGCGAACTACGACACTGCCAGAACCTGAGAGGGAATTCATGAGCAAGACGATCCACCCCGTCCTCCTCTGCGGCGGTTCGGGCACGCGGCTCTGGCCGCTCTCGCGCAAGAGCTACCCCAAACAATTCGTCAATCTGATGGGGGAAGAGAGCTTGTTCCAGGCCTCGGCCAAGCGGCTCGCGGGCGACGGCTTCGCCGCTCCCTCGGTAATCACAGGCGCAGATTTCCGCTTCGTGGTGATCGAGCAACTGGCCGCGCTCGAAATCGCCCCCGCCGACATCCTGATCGAGCCCT
Proteins encoded in this region:
- the fcl gene encoding GDP-L-fucose synthase → MTKIYIAGHRGMVGGAILRQLKARKGKGEALELITRRHSELDLTDQAAVRDFMQAEKPDVVILAAAKVGGIHANNTYPAEFIYENLMIEANVIHQAFAAGVTKLLQLGSSCIYPKAAPQPMAEDALLTGPLEPTNEPYAIAKIAGIKLCESYNRQHGVDYRSVMPTNLYGPGDNFHPENSHVLPALIRRFHEAARDGLEEVTIWGTGAPRREFLHVDDMAEASLFVLDLPKGAYDANTDPMLSHINVGSGSDISILELAQMVAKVTGFEGRITTDTSKPDGTMRKLMDVSRLKAMGWQARIELEGGITDTYRWFLANYDTART